Within Pseudomonas paeninsulae, the genomic segment CGCCTTACGCCGTGCGCCTGTCCTGGGACAAATTGCTGGTTGGCTTGACCTTGCTGGCGTGGTGGCTGGGCCAACCCCACGCCCGTCGCACCCAAACGCAACGAGCCGGGGCAGTGGCGCTGCTGACGTTGGTCGGCATACCACTGCTGGCCTTGGCTCTGGGCCTGGTTGGCTGGCAGCCAAAATGGCCGACGGAGTTGTGGCTGTGGCTGGCGGTCAACCTGGGCGTGGCGGTCCTGGCCGAAGAGCTGCTGTTTCGCGGCCTGCTGCAGACTCGCCTGGTCAGCTGGCTGGGTATCTGCCCGGGCATCCTGCTGACTGCCGTGCTGTTCGGCGCCGTGCATGCACCCTTCAGTCCGTTATTTGCCGTGGTCGCCGGTATCGCCGGCCTGGGTTACGGCCTGGTGTTTCACTACAGTGGCCGACTGAGCCTGGCGGTTGCCCTGCACGCTGCGGTCAATCTGTCACACCTGCTGTTACTGAGCTATCCGCTGCGCCTGGCCTGACCCTGATCTGCAAAGGAGCGAAGATGGCGGCCAATTGGCCATTGCTGCGTAACTGCTCGAATAACCGGCCAAGTTGCGCCGCACTGATTGGTGCTGCGGGGCGCAGCAGCACCTGATGTTGATAGCGTTGGTCGACCCGCTGGGAAATCAGCAACTGCCCGGCGTATTGCCGATGACGCTCGAGAAAATCGCTGACATAGGAACGCGTGGCCAGGGCGATATCCGCTCGTCCATGCAGCACCATGAGCAAGTTGCTGTCGTGGGAATAGCTCAGGGTCGCATTGAAGTTTTTCGCGAGAAATTGCGGCTCGGCATTGAAGTCGGCGAAACCATAATGGTAGCCATTGAACAGCGCCAGACGCTTGCCTCTGAGCCGCTTAAAATACCCCTGCCCGCGCTCCGGCTCGACCCGTGCGACAAACACTTCAGCATCTTCCAGCCCCATGTCGACGACGGTGTGGGCAATGTCCTGCCAACCCCAGGCCGAGTTTTCGAACATCGACATGTCAATCCGCCCCTGTTCGAAATCCCGGAAACGCCGGGGAATCGAGGTCGGTCGCACGATGAAGTTAAAATCGCTTTGCGCCCGGTTGAGCGCATCGAGCAATTGCGGCAGCAAGCCGGCACGCTGCGACTGCTCCGCCTTAAGTACATAAGGCGGGAAAAAAGCACCGCCCACATGCACCACTTGCTGGGCTGCAAGCGGCCCCGTAGCCAGTATCGCCACGCACAGTGCACACCCCATGACCAGCCTGCGCAGCAACCGCGACATACACACCCCCGCATCCATATTTGCGCTCGAAAAACAGCCTATTCCAGGGAAAGCTGACCGAGCAGAGTGATTTCAGTCATTTAGCAGAGGTTCCGGCACCACCAGATGATAACTCTGGAGCAAGGCGTCCAGCTGCCCATTACGATTCAGCTCCAGCAGCAACCCGGCGAAAGTCTCTGGCATCAACGGGGATTGCACACGGAACAACGCATGGTGCTGGTAATACTGATCGACCCGCTGCGATACCAGCAACGCCTTACTGCGCTTGGGGTGACGACTCTGGTAGTTCTGCAGGTAAGAGCGGGTAATCACTGCAATATCGGCCCGATCACGTATCAGCATCAGCAGGTTGCTGTCATGTGAGTAGGTCAGCACCGCAGCAAAGTTCTCACGGAGGAATTGCTGATTCGCATTGAAGCCGGCGAAGCCATAGTGATAGCCACTGTATAGCGCCAGCCGCTTACCCTTGAGCTGAGCGAAATAGCCCTGGTCGCGTCCCGGCTCGGCGAGTGCGACATAGACTTCAGCATCTTCGATATGCAGATCCAGTGCGGTATGCGCCGTATTCTGCCAACCCCACCCCGGCGACTCGAACAGAATCAGATCGAAGCGGCCACTTTCCAGATCGCGGTAACGGCGGGCCACCGAGGTTGGCACCAGACTGAACCGATAGGTGCTCTGCAAACCATTCAGGGCCGCCAACAATTCCGGCAGCACACCTCTGGGCGCGGCGCTTTCCGGCTTAATCACGTAAGGAGGGAAATGGTAGGCGCCAACCCGCACCTGCTCGGCGGCCAGCACCGGCCAGGCGATCAACAGACACAACGCAGTCAGCAGCCCCCGGAATAGCACACGCAAATCACACACCTCGAAAGCGACACCAGGCCGCGAGCGGCTCCTTGTGTCAGCTGGGCGGATATTCCCTAACCGCTGCAGTAGTGCCAAAAGGCCATTGTCAGCTATTGAACGCTCAAACCTCTTTGAGTACCAGCGAAAGCGCCTCTTCGGCCAGTTGATCCAGGCTCATCGGTCCTTCAGGACGGAACCAGGTAGTGGTCCAACTCAAGGCACCGGTGAGGAAACGTCGGAGGATGAAGGGATCGGCCTTGAAGTATCCCTCTGCCTGGGCCTCGCTCAGGACGTCCAGCCACAGCTGCTCATAGGTATCGCGCAATTCGAGGATAAATTGCTGGCTGGGCTCCGAGAGCGAACGCCATTCGTAGACCAACACCGCCATGGCCTCGCCGGTGCCGCCCATGATCGACTGCAGTTCGCAGCGGATCAGCGCCAGCACGCGCTCACGCAAGTTGCTCGCCTCGGCCAACGAAGCCTGCATCAAGGCGGTGTTGTAGCGAATGGTTTCCTCCATCACCGAGCGCAGGATCTCGTCCTTGCTCTTGAAGTGATGAAAGATGCTGCCCGATTGGATACCCACCGCGCTGGCCAGGTCGCGCACCGTGGTGCGTTCGTAACCCTTGCTGCGAAACAGGTGCGCCGCGGTCTGCAGCAGTTTGCCGCGGGCGCTGTCCGGATCGGTGATCTGCCCACGGGTCATCAGGTCCCGCATCACCGCCTGAGCTTGTTGGTCATCCACGCTTAATACTCTCCAGCCTTCTATATGACTTGGACAAAACGGCCATTTTCCGGCTATTTGCCCAAGTGTTTGTCGTTATTGGTGAAATTTATGCTGCGCGGGCCACCCAAGCAAGCGCTTGGCCGCACTTTGCTTGATAAATATCGACCCCGGGGCTTTTCAACCAAGCGCTTGCTTGGTAGCCTTCAATTCACCTTATTCATGTGTTGCGGATCCTCCAATGACTAAAACCGTACGCATCGGCTGCGCCTCCGCCTTCTGGGGCGACACCTGCACCGCCGCCGCCCAGCTGGTAAAGGGCAGCGAACTGGATTATCTGGTGTTCGATTACCTGGCCGAAGTGACCATGTCGATCATGGCCGGAGCGCGAATGAAGCAGCCGGATGCCGGCTACGCCAGCGACTTCGTGGAAACCCTCGCGCCGCTGCTGGCCGACATCGCGCAGAACAACATCCGCGTGATCAGCAATGCCGGCGGGGTCAACCCCAGCGCCTGCGCCGCCGCCCTGGCTGCGGCCTGCGAACAGGCTGGGGTGAATCTGAAGATTGCCGTGCTGCATGGCGACAACCTGCAACCCAAGCTCGGCGAACTGGGCAAGGCCGGCACCGTGGAAATGTTCAGCGGCGCGCCGTTGCCGCCCTTCTGCGTCTCGGTCAACGCTTACCTCGGTGCACCGGGCATAGTCGAGGCCTTGAAGCTCGGTGCGGATATCGTCATCACCGGCCGCGTGGTCGACAGTGCGGTGGTCAGCGCGGCGCTGGTGCATGAGTTCGGCTGGGCCTGGAGCGATTACGACCAACTGGCCCAGGCCGCGCTGGCCGGGCACATCATCGAATGCGGCGCGCAGTGCACCGGCGGCAACTTCACCGACTGGCAAAGCGTGCCGGACTACGAGCACATCGGTTTTCCCGTGGTGGAAGTGGCAGCCGATGGCAGCTTTGTCGTGACCAAGCCGCAGGGTTCCGGCGGCTTGGTCACGCCTTTTACCGTCGGCGAGCAGATGCTCTACGAGATTGGCGACCCGCGTGCCTATTACCTGCCCGATGTGCTGTGCGATTTCACCCAGGTCACCCTGGCTCAGGTTGGCAAAGACCGGGTCGAACTCAAAGGTGCGCGCGGCCTGCCGCCCACCGCGCAATACAAGGTCAGCGCCACTTACCCGGATGGTTTCCGCTGCACCGCCAGCTGCCTGATGGCCGGCATCGATGCTCTGAAGAAAGCCCAGCGGGTTAGCCAGGCGATTATCAACAAGACCGCAGAGCTGTTCGCCGAGCGCGGCTGGGGTCCCTACAGGGAAGTCAGCATCGAACTGCTGGGTTCCGAGGCCACTTACGGCGCTCACGGCCAGAGGCAAGACAGCCGCGAAATCGTGATCAAGATCGCCGTGCGCCACGCCAAGAAAGAAGCCTTGGTGTTGTTCTCCCGCGAGATCGCCCAGGCCGCCACCGGCATGGCGCCTGGCCTGACCGGCATAGTCGGCGGCCGCCCCACGGTGTACCCGGTGATTCGCCTGTTCAGCTTCCTCGCCGACAAGAACGCCTGCGCGCTGGAAGTGGAGATAAACGGTGAACGTACAGCGGTGGCCATGCCGCAGATCACGACACTGGATCGCACACAGATCGCCAGCGATATCGCCGCCCCGACCCCAGCCGGCCAGGCCGACACCCGCGTGCCGCTAATCAAGCTGGCCGTGGCGCGCTCTGGCGACAAGGGCACTCACAGCAATATCGGCATCATGGCCAGAAAGCCCGAATACTTGGCCTGGATCGCCGCTGCGCTGAGCGAGGGTGCCGTGGCCGAATGGATGCAACACACGCTGGACCCGCAAACCGGCAAGGTGACTCGCTGGTACCTGCCCGGCAGCCATAGCCTGAACTTCCTGCTGGAAAACGCCCTGGGCGGCGGCGGCATCGCCAGCTTGCGCATCGACCCGCAAGGCAAGGCCTTTGCCCAGCAGCTGCTGGAATTCCCGGTGCCGGTGCCCAAAGCATTGGCCGATTCACTGTAATTCGGAATGCATCCCGCGACGCTCAGCGTCGCATGGGACACAGAGCAAGAGCGGTTCCCACGCAGAGCATGGGAACCATCGGCAAGAGGATGAGCAATGACCTACAACTCCGTGTACAAACCCGGCCTGTTCAGCGGCCAGAGCATCATGGTCACCGGCGGCGGCAGCGGCATCGGCCGTTGCACCGCCCATGAACTGGCCCACCTGGGTGCCCATGTGGTGCTGGTCGGGCGCAAGCTGGAAAAACTCGAAGCCACCTGCGCTGAAATCGGCGAAGACGGCGGCAGCTCCAGCTTGCAGGTCTGCGACATCCGTGACGAGGAAGCGGTTAAGGCCATGGTCAAAACCGTGGTGGCCGAACGCGGACAGATCCATCACCTGGTCAACAATGCCGGCGGCCAGTTTCCCGCGCCGCTGATCGGCATCAACCAGAAAGGCTTCGAGACCGTGGTGCGCACCAACCTGGTCGGCGGTTTCCTGATCGCCAAGGAAGTGTTCCTGCAAAGCATGAGCAAACACGGTGGCAGCATCGTCAACATGCTCGCCGACATGTGGGGCGGCATGCCCGGCATGGGCCACTCGGGCGCGGCGCGCGCCGGTATGGAGAATTTCACCAAGACCGCCGCTGTCGAGTGGGGCCACGCCGGGGTGCGGGTCAATGCCGTGGCACCGGGCTGGATCGCCTCCAGCGGCATGGACACCTACCCCGAGTCGATGAAGAGCATGATCCGCTCGCTCAAAGATCACGTGCCGCTGCAACGCATCGGCAGCGAATCGGAAGTGGCATCCGCCATCGTCTTTCTGCTGACCCCGGGTGCCAACTTTATCAGCGGCAATACCATCCGCATCGACGGGGCCGCCAGCCAGGGCAGCCGCGCCTGGACCTTGGGCAAGGCGAAGAACAGCGTCGCCTACGACGGTTTCCATCGGGCCTATGTCCCCGATGTACTCAAAGGCGAGGAGTAACTCCTATGCCGGTTATCCAGTCCGACATCGACGTGCATGGCGAAGACTTCGCCAACAACCGTGAAGCCATGCTCGCCGCCGTGGCGAGCTTTCGCGAGATCGAACAGAACTGCCTGAACAAGGCTGCTGAAGCCAAGGCCAAGTTCGAAAACCGCGGCCAGTTACTGCCGCGCGAACGCCTGAACCTGTTACTCGACCCCGGCGCGCCGTTTCTCGAACTGTGCTCGCTGGCCGGCTACAAGCTGCACGATGACAAGGACGGCAGCCAGGCCGGCGGCGGGATTATCTCCGGCATCGGCTATATCGCCGGGGTGCGCTGCCTGATCAGCGCCAGCAACAGCGCGATCAAGGGCGGCACCATCAGCCCCAGCGGACTGAAGAAGACCCTGCGCCTGCAGCAGATCGCCTTCGAGAACAAACTGCCAGTGGTGGCGCTGACCGAAAGCGGCGGCGCCAACCTCAACTACGCCGCCGACATCTTCGTCGAGGGCGCGCGCGGATTCGCCAACCAGGCGCGCATGTCGGCCATGGGCCTGCCGCAGATCACCGTGGTGCACGGCTCCAGCACCGCTGGCGGGGCCTACCAGCCGGGGTTGTCAGATTATGTGGTGGTGGTGCGTGGCAAGGCCAAGATGTTCCTCGCCGGCCCGCCGCTGCTGAAAGCCGCGACCGGCGAGATCGCCACCGATGAACAACTGGGCGGCGCCGAGATGCACGCCCAGGTCGCCGGCACCGCCGAATACCTGGCGGAAAACGACGCCGACGGCGTGCGCATCGCCCGCGAAATTCTCGCCATGCTGCCGTGGAACGCCCAGCTGCCGGCGCGGACGCTGAAGAGCTACCGCGAACCGCTGTACCCGGTCGACGAACTGCTCGGCCTGGTGCCAGCCGATGCGAAGAAGCCCTACGACGTACGCGAAATCATCGCCCGCATCGCCGATGGCTCGGCGTTTCTCGACTTCAAGAACGAGTTCGATAACCAGACCGTCTGCGGCCATCTGCAGATCGAAGGCCAACCCTGCGGCTTTATCGGTAACAACGGCCCGATCACCCCGCAAGGCGCGGCCAAGGCGGCGCAATTTATCCAACTGTGCGAGCAGAGCAACACGCCAATCCTGTTCTTTCACAACACCACCGGTTTTATGGTCGGCACCGAGGCCGAACAGCAGGGCGTGATCAAGCACGGCTCGAAAATGATCCAGGCCGTGGCCAACGCCACGGTGCCCAAACTGACCATAGTGGTCGGCGGTTCCTACGGCGCCGGCAACTACGCCATGTGCGGCCGCGGTCTGGACCCGCGCTTTATCTTCGCCTGGCCCAACAGCAAGACCGCTGTCATGGGCGGCGCCCAGGCCGGCAAGGTGCTGCGCATCGTCACCGAGGACAAGCACGCCAAGCTAGGCAAGCAGGCCGATCCGCAGATGCTCGACATGCTCGAACAGGTCACCGCGCAGAAACTCGACAGCCAATCCACCGCGCTGTACGGCACCGCCAGCCTGTGGGATGACGGCCTGATTGACCCACGCGACACGCGCAAGCTGCTCGGCTACCTGCTGGATATTTGCGCCGAGGCCGCGGTGCGGCCACTGAAATCCAACAGCTTTGGCGTTGCGAGATTCTGAATCCATACACCGTAGGCGGGTGAAACCCGCCACATGATTGGCGGGTTTCACCCGCCCTACCGAGCCCAGTCGATACGGAGAACTATAAAAATGATCTTTACCCAGGAACACGAAGAGCTGCGTCGCACGGTGCGTAATTTTGTCGAGAGGGAAATCAATCCGCATGTCGAGCAGTGGGAAAAGGACGGCCGCTTCCCGATCCACGACATCTTCAAGAAAGCCGGCGACCTCGGCCTACTGGGTATCTCCAAGCCGGAAAAATTCGGCGGTATGGGCCTGGACTACAGCTACTCGATCGTCGCCGCCGAAGAGTTCGGCACCATCATCTGCGGCGGCATCCCCATGTCCATCGGCGTGCAGACCGACATGTGCACCCCGGCTCTGGCGCGCTTCGGCTCCGACGAGCTGCGTGACGAGTTTCTGCGCCCGGCCATCAGCGGCGAAATGGTCGGCTGTATCGGCGTCTCCGAAGTTGGCGCCGGTTCCGATGTGGCAGGACTGAAAACCACCGCCAAGAAAGACGGCGACGACTATGTGATCAACGGCAGCAAGATGTGGATCACCAACTCGCCATCCGCCGACTTTATCTGCCTGCTGGCCAACACCTCGGACGACAAGCCACACGTTAACAAGTCACTGATCATGGTGCCGATGAACACCCCAGGCATCAGCGTCAGCCCGCACCTGGACAAGCTCGGTATGCGCAGCTCGGAGACCGCCCAGGTGTTCTTCGACGATGTGCGCGTCCCGCAGCGCTATCGCATCGGCCACGAAGGCGCCGGTTTCATGATGCAGATGCTGCAGTTCCAGGAAGAACGCCTGTTCGGCGCGGCCAACATGATCAAGGGCCTGGAGCATTGCATCGACGCCACCATCGACTACTGCAAGGAGCGCAAGACCTTCGGCAACGCGCTGATCGACAACCAGGTCATCCACTTCCGCATGGCCGAGTTGCAGACCGAAGTCGAATGCCTGCGCGCCCTGGTCTACCAGGCCACCGAGCAATATATCCGCGGCAAGGACGTGACCAACCTGGCCTCGATGGCCAAGCTCAAGGCCGGCCGCCTGGGTCGTGAAGTCACCGACAGCTGCCTGCAGTACTGGGGCGGGATGGGCTACATGTGGGACAACCCGGTTGCCCGCGCCTACCGCGACGTGCGTCTGGTCTCCATTGGCGGCGGTGCCGACGAAATCATGCTGGGCATCATCTGCAAGTTGATGGGCATCCTGCCCGGCAAGAAAAAAGCCTGAAGTCGTCGAGGGTTCCCACGCTCGGCGTGGGAACCCATAACGGGACGCTCCGCGTCCCAGCGACGCAGAGCGCTGCAAAGCACATTCCCACGCAGAGCGTAGGAACGATCACGAGGAGCCGGTGATGGCTGAACTACCAAACACGGAAACCCTGTTGCTGGAACGGGCCGAGGGCGTGCTGCACGTCACCCTCAACCGCCCGGACAGTCGCAATGCCATGAGCCTGGCCATGGTCGGCGAGCTGCGCGCGGTGCTGGCCGCCGTGCGCGATGACCTGAGCGTGCGCGCCATCGTGCTGCGCGGCGCCGGCGGGCATTTCTGTGCCGGCGGGGATATCAAGGACATGGCCAGTGCTCGCGCTACCGGGGCTGACGCCTACCGCGCCCTGAACCGCGCCTTCGGCAGCCTGCTGGAAGAAGCACAACACACTCCCCAGGTGCTGATTGCCGTACTGGAAGGCGCAGTGCTCGGCGGCGGCTTCGGCCTGGCCTGCGTCTCGGATATTGCCATCTGCCACCAAGATGCCAAGTTCGGCCTGCCGGAAACCACCCTGGGTATTCTGCCCGCACAGATCGCGCCTTTTGTGGTTAAACGCATCGGCTTGACCCAGACCCGGCGCCTGGCGCTGACCGCCGCCCGCTTCAATGGCAGCGAAGCCGAGCGTCTGGGCCTGGTGCACTTCAGCGAGGGCTGCGCAGATGCCATTGAGGCCCGCCTGCAGCAGTCTCTGAGCCAGGTACGTAACTGCGCACCGCAGGCCAATGCCGCAACCAAGGCCCTGCTGCTAGCCAGCGAAACGGAAAACCTCGGCGGTCTGCTCGACCACGCCGCCGGCCAGTTCGCCGCGGCGGTAACCGGTGCTGAAGGAATCGAGGGCACCATGGCCTTTGTGCAAAAACGCGCGCCGAAATGGGCCGCTGAATAACCCTGTGGGAGGGGCTTTAGCCGCGACGGGCATTGTTGTCTCGCGGCTAAAGCGGATCGCCGCCCGGCCCCCCCACACACAATCTGATCGCCACACTTACAAGCAGCAGGAGCACACAGATGCCCGCCTTTAACAAGATTCTGATCGCCAACCGCGGCGAGATCGCCTGCCGGGTGATGCGCACCGCCAAGGATTTGGGCTACCGCACCGTGGCGGTCTACTCCGAGGCCGATACCGATTCGCGCCATGTACAGGAGGCCGACCAGGCGGTGTGTATCGGCCCGGCCCAGGTCAATCAGTCTTATCTGCAGATCAACGCGATTATCGTGGCGGCGCTGAAGACTGGCGCCGATGCGATTCACCCCGGCTACGGTTTTCTCTCGGAGAATGCCGATTTCGCCCGCGCCTGCGAGGCGGCCGGCATCGTGTTTATCGGCCCGAGCGTCGAGGCCATCCACCTGATGGGCAGCAAACGCCTGTCGAAGATCGCCATGCTCGCAGCCGGCGTGCCCTGCATCCCGGGCTACGAAGGCGCCGAGCAGGACGACCAGACCCTGAGCCGCGAAGCCCAGCGCATCGGCTACCCGCTGATGATCAAGGCCAGCGCCGGTGGCGGTGGCCGCGGTATGCGTCTGGTCCATGACGCGTCCGAGTTGCTGGCGCAGATCCGCACCGCCCGCTCGGAAGCGCAGAACGCCTTCGGCTGCGGCGAGCTGATCCTTGAGCGGGCAGTGCTTCAGCCGCGCCATGTGGAAATCCAGGTGTTCGGCGACCAGCACGGCAATATCGTCTACCTCGGTGAGCGTGACTGCTCGGTGCAGCGCCGCCACCAGAAGGTGGTCGAGGAAGCGCCCTGCCCGTTGATGACGCCCCAACTGCGCCAGGCCATGGGCGCAGCGGCTGTCAAGGCCGCCGCCTCGGTCGACTATGTCGGCGCCGGCACCGTGGAATTCCTGCTCGATCAGAGTGGCGAGTTCTTCTTCCTGGAAATGAACACCCGCCTGCAGGTCGAACATCCAGTCACCGAGCTGATTACCGGCCAGGACCTGGTGGCCTGGCAGATTCGCGTCGCCGAAGGCCAGGTTCTGCCGCTCAAGCAGGAGGAGATTCGCCTCACCGGCCACGCCATGGAAGTGCGCCTATACGCCGAGGATGTGAGCCGCAATTTCCTGCCGCAGACCGGCCAGGTGCTGCGCTGGGAGCCGGCCTTGCTCGACGGCATCCGCATCGACCACGGCCTGGTCGAAGGCCAGGTCATCAGCCCGTTTTACGACCCGATGCTGGCCAAGGTCATCGCCTATGGCGCGACCCGCGACGAAGCGCGGCGCAAGCTGCTGCGCGCGGTGGAGGACTGCGTGCTGCTGGGGGTCAACGGCAACCAGCGTTTCCTCGCCAACCTGCTGAAGCACCCTGAGTTCGCTGCGGGTAACGCCACCACCGCCTTTATCGCCGAGCATTTTGCCGCGGACCCGAGCCTGAGCCCGCAGCCGCCTAACCCCGCCGAGCTGGCGGTGGCTGCGGCCCTGCTCTACCAGCAATCGGCCAATGCCCGCGCCCACCAGAGCGGCCTGGCCGGCTGGCGCAATGCCGGCAACGCGCCCTGGCGTTTTGTTCTGGAACAAGGCGAGCAGCAGCATAGCGTCGAGCTGGAGGTGCTGGCCGACGGCGTACAACCCAGCCTGCTGGCCAAGATCGGCGAGCAGTCGATCAGCCTCAAGCTGCTGGCGTGCGACGGCCGCTGGGCCACCCTGCAACTGGACGGCATTCGCCAGCGCCTGGCCTATCATTTGCAAGACGGCAAGCTCTGGCTGTATGGCCATAACGGCAATCTGCAATTCACTGACATTACCCACCTGCCGGTCAGCAGCGCCGCAGGTGCCAGTTCCGGCAGCGTCAAGGCGCCGATGGATGGGGCGATTATCGAGGTACTGGTCGCGGAAGGCAGCCCCGTCAGCAAGGGTCAACTGCTGGTGGTGCTGGAGGCGATGAAGATGGAACACTCACTCAAAGCCAGCATCGACGGCGTGGTCCGGCGTGTTGGCGTCAACCAGGGCGACCAGGTGAAGAACCGCCAATTGTTGGTTGAAATCGAAGCCAACGACGCTTAATGGCAGAGACGTAGGATGGGTTGAGCAAAGCGATACCCATCGGCACGCAACATTGGTGGGTATCGCTACGCTCAACCCATCCTACAAAAGCGACCATACGAATAACAACAGATCACGGAGCGGCCCTATGTCACTGCAAGGCAAAACCCTGTTCATCACCGGCGCCAGCCGCGGTATCGGCCGCGAGTTCGCCCTGCGCGCAGCACGCGACGGCGCCAACATCGTCATCGCGGC encodes:
- a CDS encoding acetyl/propionyl/methylcrotonyl-CoA carboxylase subunit alpha, which translates into the protein MPAFNKILIANRGEIACRVMRTAKDLGYRTVAVYSEADTDSRHVQEADQAVCIGPAQVNQSYLQINAIIVAALKTGADAIHPGYGFLSENADFARACEAAGIVFIGPSVEAIHLMGSKRLSKIAMLAAGVPCIPGYEGAEQDDQTLSREAQRIGYPLMIKASAGGGGRGMRLVHDASELLAQIRTARSEAQNAFGCGELILERAVLQPRHVEIQVFGDQHGNIVYLGERDCSVQRRHQKVVEEAPCPLMTPQLRQAMGAAAVKAAASVDYVGAGTVEFLLDQSGEFFFLEMNTRLQVEHPVTELITGQDLVAWQIRVAEGQVLPLKQEEIRLTGHAMEVRLYAEDVSRNFLPQTGQVLRWEPALLDGIRIDHGLVEGQVISPFYDPMLAKVIAYGATRDEARRKLLRAVEDCVLLGVNGNQRFLANLLKHPEFAAGNATTAFIAEHFAADPSLSPQPPNPAELAVAAALLYQQSANARAHQSGLAGWRNAGNAPWRFVLEQGEQQHSVELEVLADGVQPSLLAKIGEQSISLKLLACDGRWATLQLDGIRQRLAYHLQDGKLWLYGHNGNLQFTDITHLPVSSAAGASSGSVKAPMDGAIIEVLVAEGSPVSKGQLLVVLEAMKMEHSLKASIDGVVRRVGVNQGDQVKNRQLLVEIEANDA